A single Rhopalosiphum padi isolate XX-2018 chromosome 4, ASM2088224v1, whole genome shotgun sequence DNA region contains:
- the LOC132929111 gene encoding cytochrome c oxidase assembly protein COX19, whose amino-acid sequence MSSATFGQKSFQPTPPEKGSFPLDHQGQCKKTAYKYMFCLSVSNGDNSQCRQEAKDYLDCRMHNDLMAKEEWTKLGLADVESTKNNNTTQ is encoded by the coding sequence ATGTCTTCTGCAACTTTTGGTCAAAAAAGTTTTCAGCCAACACCTCCTGAAAAGGGTAGTTTTCCATTAGATCACCAAGGCCAATGTAAAAAAACTGCTTACAAGTATATGTTTTGTTTGAGTGTTAGCAACGGGGACAACTCACAGTGTCGTCAAGAGGCCAAAGACTATTTGGATTGCCGTATGCATAATGATTTGATGGCAAAAGAAGAATGGACTAAGCTTGGATTAGCTGACGTTGAAAGTACcaagaataataatacaactcaATAA
- the LOC132929104 gene encoding probable ATP-dependent RNA helicase DHX34 isoform X1, whose translation MYQEKRRNSNDGNYNSKHQKTSKRPFTFLDYKRILEKVFFNEELVEDINDVWLFVKKFESFTMKKTTSDNSVVAKLSSNPLKLPEVFDKMHLINLKMEYSDDEFASRLPTYDQEEAYEKRPLTKEDISKFRQLILMYMDFKQKEKFNKLRKLRETQQNLPVYQFKDEIIEAVKHHRVVIIAGDTGCGKSTQIPQYLSNAGFKRIACTQPRRIACISLSKRVAYESLSIHNNDVGYQIRFEKTVNKDTKILFLTEGLLLRQVCGEDLLSQYDVIVLDEIHERHLHGDFLLGVMKCLLHQRSDVKLVLMSATINVDLFSKYFSPLAKLIQVPGRLYPIKLEYHPVISEMKVLGKKSERFDPSPFIKIMHMIDKKYPKHERGDVLMFLSGMAEITAVVDAARVYCEKNDTWIILPLHSSMSLGEQDKVFDYAPEGTRKCIVSTNIAETSITIDGIRFVVDSGKVKEMSYDSTSKVQRLKEFWVSKASADQRKGRAGRTGPGVCYRLYSEDEFDAMADYSTPELQKVPLDALLLQMVAMGLPNARLFPFIEPPQPENIENAIESLKQHGALTKEERLTPIGKMLSQLPVDIPLGKMLIMGSLFDQLEPVLSLACVLSVQTPFTNKAYKDTECERARMDLESDHGDPIILLNAFKQWLELKSNGQNTNTRQWCKRRGFEEQRFYEMTKLRRQFKDLLDECGLVKNEEKNMDDMTSAERALRHGELKLLRGMKKTHKEEDSRKRKVLKKDMWEIEDNLDAEDDSVDIRDIDFRLRHNQRQVKQLLKGSTAISYKDLMMLKIILSSGLYPHIAISDEFNSCKTTKEHLFHTEGKPFVSLHPMSYFGNHSDVLQLTESEIIYVPEFKGKNTVSSKHQILIYMSLLETTKAYIMNSLRMPGAQTLLLFSRNICTNRNFSQIICDSWLQLEFPLPEAAENLILKATKLRNTWDNLLKLKLEGRSNRKSEHQLSVDMVQFMNAEIGYTMKRLLAADQKVMYVGPSGEHVSFTGSNPFCGDDWQVCEDDKYGGIRLSPYLTYDCLTGQSLVVYDPWICPFCNSTIEVTSALEKLQHRQVCDSQTTSGTAEGEEREDVMVKLKPNAKRYDCPHCPGVLYLTPTEMLKHKKSHL comes from the exons ATGTATCAAGAAAAACGAAGAAACTCCAATGATGGAAATTACAATTCTAAACACCAAAAAACTTCTAAAAGACCTTTTACTTTTTTGGATTATAAACGTATTTTGGAAAAAGTGTTCTTTAATGAAGAGTTAGTAGAAGATATTAATGATGTTTGgctatttgtaaaaaaatttgaatcctttactatgaaaaaaacaaCCTCTGATAATTCTGTTGTTGCAAAATTAAGTTCTAATCCCCTCAAGCTTCCAGAAGTGTTTgacaaaatgcatttaattaaCCTAAAAATGGAATATTCTGATGATGAATTTGCTTCAAGACTACCTACATATGACCAAGAAGAAGCATATGAAAAGAGACCTTTAACCAAAGAAGATATATCTAAGTTTCGTCAATTGATTCTTATGTATATGGATTTTAAGCAAAAAGAAAAGTTCAACAAGTTGAGAAAACTTAGAGAAACACAACAAAATTTACCAGTATATCAATTCAA AGATGAAATAATTGAAGCAGTGAAACATCATAGAGTTGTAATTATTGCTGGAGATACTGGTTGTGGAAAATCTACCCAGATTCCTCAATACTTGTCAAATGCGGGTTTTAAGagaatag CTTGCACCCAACCACGTCGTATTGCATGTATATCGCTATCAAAGAGAGTAGCTTATGAATCTTTATCTATTCATAACAATGATGTTGGATATCAAATTCGATTTGAAAAAACAGTTAATAAAgacacaaaaattttatttttaactgaagGATTATTACTAAGACAG GTCTGTGGGGAGGATTTATTATCACAGTATGATGTTATTGTTTTGGACGAAATACATGAACGCCATTTACATGGAGACTTTTTGTTAGGAGTTATGAAATGCTTATTACATCAAAGGTCTGATGTTAAACTTGTTCTTATGTCTGCTACCATAAACGTAGACCTGTTCAGTAAATACTTTTCTCCATTAGCCAAATTGATACAG GTGCCAGGTCGCTTATATCCAATTAAGTTAGAATACCATCCAGTTATTAGCGAAATGAAAGTACTAGGCAAGAAATCTGAACGTTTTGATCCATCtccttttataaaaattatgcatatgattgataaaaaatatcctAAACATGAAAGAGGGGATGTACTTATGTTTTTAAGTGGTATGGCGGAAATTACAGCAGTAGTAGATGCAGCAAGGgtttattgtgaaaaaaatgaCACTTGGATTATACTTCCTTTGCATAGTTCAATGTCATTGGGAGAACAAGATAAG GTTTTTGATTATGCGCCTGAAGGTACAAGAAAATGTATTGTATCTACCAACATAGCAGAAACTTCTATAACTATAGATGGCATTAGATTTGTTGTTGATTCTGGAAAGGTTAAAGAAATGAGTTATGATTCAACGAGTAAAGTGCAAAGACTTAAGGAATTTTGGGTTAGCAAAGCAAGTGCTGACCAACGCAAAGGGAGAGctg GTCGTACTGGCCCTGGAGTTTGTTATCGATTGTATTCTGAAGATGAATTTGATGCTATGGCAGACTACAGTACACCTGAGCTACAAAAGGTACCCCTTGATGCATTGTTATTGCAGATGGTAGCCATGGGATTGCCTAATGCTCGACTATTTCCATTCATTGAACCACCACAACcagaaaatatagaaaatgcCATAGAATCCTTGAAACAACAT ggGGCATTAACAAAAGAAGAAAGATTGACCCCAATTGGTAAAATGTTATCACAACTTCCAGTTGACATACCActtggaaaaatgttaataatgggaTCTCTGTTTGATCAATTGGAGCCTGTATTGTCATTAGCATGTGTTCTATCAGTTCAAACGCCATTCACTAATAAAGCATACAAAGATACTGAATGCGAA AGAGCAAGAATGGATTTAGAATCTGATCATGGTGAtccaataattttacttaatgcTTTTAAGCAATGGTTAGAGTTGAAGAGCAATGGTCAAAATACCAATACACGTCAATGGTGTAAAAGACGAGGTTTTGAAGAACAACGATTTTATGAGATGACTAAATTGCGGCGACAATTTAAAGATTTGTTGGAt gaatGTGGTTTagtaaaaaatgaagaaaaaaatatggatGATATGACTAGTGCAGAAAGAGCCCTTAGACATGGTGAACTGAAACTGTTACGTGGTATGAAAAAAACACACAAAGAGGAAGATTCAAGAAAgagaaaagtattaaaaaaagatatgtGGGAAATTGAGGACAATTTAGATGCTGAAGATGATTCAGTTGATATAAGAGATATAGATTTTAGATTGCGGCATAATCAGCGACAAgttaaa caattaTTGAAAGGATCTACTGCAATTAGCTACAAAGACTTAatgatgttaaaaataattttaagtagtgGATTGTATCCTCATATAGCAATTAGTGATGAGTTCAATTCTTGcaag aCTACTAAGGAACATTTATTTCATACTGAAGGTAAACCATTTGTATCTCTTCATCCTATGAGCTATTTTGGTAATCATTCAGATGTACTTCAACTCACTGAATCTGAAATAATCTATGTTCCTgaatttaaaggaaaaaatacTGTAAGCTCTAagcatcaaatattaatatatat gtCACTTTTGGAAACTACTAAAGCGTATATTATGAACTCATTACGGATGCCAGGAGCACAGACTCTTCTTTTATTTAGTAGAAACATTTGCACCAATAGAAATTTCTCCCA AATCATTTGCGACTCTTGGTTGCAACTGGAGTTTCCTCTACCGGAAGCTGCTGAAAATTTAATACTCAAAGCTACAAAACTCCGTAATACTTGGGATAATCTTTTGAAACTTAAGCTCGAag GAAGGAGTAATAGAAAATCAGAACATCAACTGTCCGTGGACATGGTACAATTTATGAACGCCGAAATTGGTTACACAATGAAGAGACTCTTAGCTGCTGATCAAAAAGTCATGTATGTCGGACCATCTGGCGAACACGTATCATTCACGGGTTCTAATCCTTTCTGTGGTGATGACTGGCAGGTGTGTGAAGATGATAAATATGGTGGAATAAGACTTTCGCCGTACTTGACATATGATTG TTTAACGGGTCAAAGCCTAGTGGTATATGATCCTTGGATTTGTCCCTTTTGCAACAGTACAATAGAAGTGACGAGTGCTCTTGAAAAATTGCAACATCGGCAAGTATGTGACTCTCAAACTACTTCCGGCACCGCTGAAG GTGAAGAACGTGAAGATGTTATGGTGAAATTAAAACCGAACGCCAAACGTTACGACTGTCCTCACTGTCCAGGAGTGCTGTATTTGACTCCTACCGAAAtgctaaaacataaaaaatcacATCTGTaa
- the LOC132930035 gene encoding cobalamin trafficking protein CblD, producing MKSAHNAKQIVYVLASRAYSRKSRRDREIRGEELLEQEDELVMKIEDSEFRTNPNWQLLPRHKDSQFKLPNNVGIAPEDCIITTRLNYYTQDCPILLKSEITERFNVPHLKNFSLCMITINLKQTSNTNMSNLTKQYLHAAFGISDRLQNAGYWADFIHPYTGLPAINPGLNIDFSTLELPYKHTVYQVNTRRKCKVILEKISPNTIGNLFTNALPSKTDVVEDILDEVSDLHQNSYD from the exons ATGAAGTCGGCCCACAATGCAAAACAAATAGTTTATGTATTAGCCAGTAGGGCCTACTCCAGGAAATCTCGACGCGATAGAGAAATTAGAGGAGAAGAATTATTAGAACAGGAAGATGAGCTCGTTATG AAAATCGAAGATTCTGAATTCCGAACAAATCCTAATTGGCAGCTGCTACCAAGACATAAAGATAGCCAGTTCAAATTACCCAACAATGTGGGTATTGCGCCTGAG gACTGCATCATAACCACTagactaaattattatactcaagACTGCCCAATTCTCTTAAAATCTG AAATCACAGAGCGATTCAATGTTCCTCATTTGAAAAATTTCAGCCTGTGTatgattactattaatttaaagcaAACCTCTAATACAAATATGTCAAATTTAACAAAacag tATCTACATGCTGCTTTTGGTATAAGTGATCGTCTACAAAATGCTGGCTATTGGGCTGATTTCATACATCCTTATACTGGACTTCCAGCCATTAATCCAGGACTCAATATTGATTTTTCTACTTTAGAACTACCATACAAACATACTGTTTATCAAGTCAATACACGTAGAAAGTGCAAAgtgattttagaaaaaatatctcCTAATACTATTG GTAACTTATTTACAAATGCTTTACCTTCAAAAACTGATGTTGTCGAGGATATTTTGGACGAAGTTAGTGATTTACATCAAAATAGCTatgattga
- the LOC132929110 gene encoding large ribosomal subunit protein bL21m: protein MLCNKILNLASKTVQIVPKNRIAAAASSLKVRSFSTPVGQEYVVDNTIAHKTFSDGIIQTVNEAVKNNNRLFAVVHICGKQFKVTDNDLVLIDGYWPPSVGDRIKLQKVLLVGGKDFTLIGRPVLDPETVEVTATVVDKDLSHTRTNFERIKRKQYMRINFVRKEITMLRINSVLITQNIDNRKDVQEMGRRTM, encoded by the coding sequence ATGTTGTGCAATAAAATACTGAATCTGGCAAGCAAAACTGTTCAAATCGTACCCAAAAACCGAATAGCTGCTGCTGCGTCGAGTCTAAAAGTACGGTCGTTTTCGACCCCAGTCGGTCAAGAATATGTTGTGGACAATACGATTGCACACAAAACGTTTTCTGACGGCATAATACAAACCGTCAACGAAGCCGTAAAAAACAATAACCGATTGTTTGCAGTCGTACACATATGTGGTAAGCAGTTCAAAGTTACTGACAACGACCTGGTGCTCATAGATGGTTACTGGCCGCCAAGTGTCGGAGATCGTATTAAATTGCAGAAAGTTCTATTGGTTGGTGGCAAAGACTTCACGCTAATCGGCAGGCCCGTTTTAGACCCAGAAACTGTGGAAGTCACTGCGACGGTCGTTGATAAAGACCTGTCTCACACTAGAACTAACTTCGAACGTATCAAACGTAAACAATACATGAGAATCAACTTTGTACGAAAAGAAATTACAATGCTCCGGATCAACTCTGTacttataacacaaaatattgataatagaaAAGATGTTCAGGAAATGGGAAGACGTACAATGTAA
- the LOC132929109 gene encoding phosphopantothenoylcysteine decarboxylase — protein sequence MPHVLIACSASVAAIKIPDIISQLVQKNISTTLVVTEASKHFLDVEKIRNDLKIDVYTDQNEWDAWKTRGDPVLHIELSKKADLLVLAPLSANTMAKVSAGICDNLLTCIVRAWNVSKPVLFCPSMNTQMWNHPVTKDQVNKLQSWGYCLIPPIIKTLMCGDHGIGAMAEVETINWIRKMCDNSPFGPHKKALGSN from the exons ATGCCACATGTTCTGATTGCTTGCAGTGCTAGTGTTGCTGCAATCAAAATACCAGATATTATTTCTCAACTCGTTCAAAAGAATATTAGCACAACATTAGTCGTTACAGAAgctagtaaacattttttagatgtcgagaaaattagaaatgatttaaaaattgatgttTATACAGATCAAAATGAATGGGATGCTTGGAAAACTCGAGGAGATCCCGTATTGCATATTGAACTTTCCAAAAAAGCGGATTTATTGGTACTTGCTCCTTTGAGTGCTAATACTATGGCTAAAGTGAGTGCAGGAATTTGTGACAATTTATTAACATGCATTGTTAGAGCTTGGAATGTTTCAAAACCAGTATTGTTTTGTCCATCAATGAATACTCAAATGTGGAATCACCCAGTTACTAAAGATCAAGTGAATAAACTGCAGTCATGGGGATATTGCCTAATTCCTCCAATTATTAAGACGTTGATGTGTGGTGATCATGGTATTGGTGCAATGGCCGAAGTTGAAACTATT AATTGGATCAGAAAAATGTGTGATAATTCGCCTTTCGGGCCCCATAAAAAAGCACTGGGCTCAAACTAA
- the LOC132929104 gene encoding probable ATP-dependent RNA helicase DHX34 isoform X2, which yields MYQEKRRNSNDGNYNSKHQKTSKRPFTFLDYKRILEKVFFNEELVEDINDVWLFVKKFESFTMKKTTSDNSVVAKLSSNPLKLPEVFDKMHLINLKMEYSDDEFASRLPTYDQEEAYEKRPLTKEDISKFRQLILMYMDFKQKEKFNKLRKLRETQQNLPVYQFKDEIIEAVKHHRVVIIAGDTGCGKSTQIPQYLSNAGFKRIACTQPRRIACISLSKRVAYESLSIHNNDVGYQIRFEKTVNKDTKILFLTEGLLLRQVCGEDLLSQYDVIVLDEIHERHLHGDFLLGVMKCLLHQRSDVKLVLMSATINVDLFSKYFSPLAKLIQVPGRLYPIKLEYHPVISEMKVLGKKSERFDPSPFIKIMHMIDKKYPKHERGDVLMFLSGMAEITAVVDAARVYCEKNDTWIILPLHSSMSLGEQDKVFDYAPEGTRKCIVSTNIAETSITIDGIRFVVDSGKVKEMSYDSTSKVQRLKEFWVSKASADQRKGRAGRTGPGVCYRLYSEDEFDAMADYSTPELQKVPLDALLLQMVAMGLPNARLFPFIEPPQPENIENAIESLKQHGALTKEERLTPIGKMLSQLPVDIPLGKMLIMGSLFDQLEPVLSLACVLSVQTPFTNKAYKDTECERARMDLESDHGDPIILLNAFKQWLELKSNGQNTNTRQWCKRRGFEEQRFYEMTKLRRQFKDLLDECGLVKNEEKNMDDMTSAERALRHGELKLLRGMKKTHKEEDSRKRKVLKKDMWEIEDNLDAEDDSVDIRDIDFRLRHNQRQVKQLLKGSTAISYKDLMMLKIILSSGLYPHIAISDEFNSCKTTKEHLFHTEGKPFVSLHPMSYFGNHSDVLQLTESEIIYVPEFKGKNTVSSKHQILIYMSLLETTKAYIMNSLRMPGAQTLLLFSRNICTNRNFSQIICDSWLQLEFPLPEAAENLILKATKLRNTWDNLLKLKLEGRSNRKSEHQLSVDMVQFMNAEIGYTMKRLLAADQKVMYVGPSGEHVSFTGSNPFCGDDWQVCEDDKYGGIRLSPYLTYDCDELSV from the exons ATGTATCAAGAAAAACGAAGAAACTCCAATGATGGAAATTACAATTCTAAACACCAAAAAACTTCTAAAAGACCTTTTACTTTTTTGGATTATAAACGTATTTTGGAAAAAGTGTTCTTTAATGAAGAGTTAGTAGAAGATATTAATGATGTTTGgctatttgtaaaaaaatttgaatcctttactatgaaaaaaacaaCCTCTGATAATTCTGTTGTTGCAAAATTAAGTTCTAATCCCCTCAAGCTTCCAGAAGTGTTTgacaaaatgcatttaattaaCCTAAAAATGGAATATTCTGATGATGAATTTGCTTCAAGACTACCTACATATGACCAAGAAGAAGCATATGAAAAGAGACCTTTAACCAAAGAAGATATATCTAAGTTTCGTCAATTGATTCTTATGTATATGGATTTTAAGCAAAAAGAAAAGTTCAACAAGTTGAGAAAACTTAGAGAAACACAACAAAATTTACCAGTATATCAATTCAA AGATGAAATAATTGAAGCAGTGAAACATCATAGAGTTGTAATTATTGCTGGAGATACTGGTTGTGGAAAATCTACCCAGATTCCTCAATACTTGTCAAATGCGGGTTTTAAGagaatag CTTGCACCCAACCACGTCGTATTGCATGTATATCGCTATCAAAGAGAGTAGCTTATGAATCTTTATCTATTCATAACAATGATGTTGGATATCAAATTCGATTTGAAAAAACAGTTAATAAAgacacaaaaattttatttttaactgaagGATTATTACTAAGACAG GTCTGTGGGGAGGATTTATTATCACAGTATGATGTTATTGTTTTGGACGAAATACATGAACGCCATTTACATGGAGACTTTTTGTTAGGAGTTATGAAATGCTTATTACATCAAAGGTCTGATGTTAAACTTGTTCTTATGTCTGCTACCATAAACGTAGACCTGTTCAGTAAATACTTTTCTCCATTAGCCAAATTGATACAG GTGCCAGGTCGCTTATATCCAATTAAGTTAGAATACCATCCAGTTATTAGCGAAATGAAAGTACTAGGCAAGAAATCTGAACGTTTTGATCCATCtccttttataaaaattatgcatatgattgataaaaaatatcctAAACATGAAAGAGGGGATGTACTTATGTTTTTAAGTGGTATGGCGGAAATTACAGCAGTAGTAGATGCAGCAAGGgtttattgtgaaaaaaatgaCACTTGGATTATACTTCCTTTGCATAGTTCAATGTCATTGGGAGAACAAGATAAG GTTTTTGATTATGCGCCTGAAGGTACAAGAAAATGTATTGTATCTACCAACATAGCAGAAACTTCTATAACTATAGATGGCATTAGATTTGTTGTTGATTCTGGAAAGGTTAAAGAAATGAGTTATGATTCAACGAGTAAAGTGCAAAGACTTAAGGAATTTTGGGTTAGCAAAGCAAGTGCTGACCAACGCAAAGGGAGAGctg GTCGTACTGGCCCTGGAGTTTGTTATCGATTGTATTCTGAAGATGAATTTGATGCTATGGCAGACTACAGTACACCTGAGCTACAAAAGGTACCCCTTGATGCATTGTTATTGCAGATGGTAGCCATGGGATTGCCTAATGCTCGACTATTTCCATTCATTGAACCACCACAACcagaaaatatagaaaatgcCATAGAATCCTTGAAACAACAT ggGGCATTAACAAAAGAAGAAAGATTGACCCCAATTGGTAAAATGTTATCACAACTTCCAGTTGACATACCActtggaaaaatgttaataatgggaTCTCTGTTTGATCAATTGGAGCCTGTATTGTCATTAGCATGTGTTCTATCAGTTCAAACGCCATTCACTAATAAAGCATACAAAGATACTGAATGCGAA AGAGCAAGAATGGATTTAGAATCTGATCATGGTGAtccaataattttacttaatgcTTTTAAGCAATGGTTAGAGTTGAAGAGCAATGGTCAAAATACCAATACACGTCAATGGTGTAAAAGACGAGGTTTTGAAGAACAACGATTTTATGAGATGACTAAATTGCGGCGACAATTTAAAGATTTGTTGGAt gaatGTGGTTTagtaaaaaatgaagaaaaaaatatggatGATATGACTAGTGCAGAAAGAGCCCTTAGACATGGTGAACTGAAACTGTTACGTGGTATGAAAAAAACACACAAAGAGGAAGATTCAAGAAAgagaaaagtattaaaaaaagatatgtGGGAAATTGAGGACAATTTAGATGCTGAAGATGATTCAGTTGATATAAGAGATATAGATTTTAGATTGCGGCATAATCAGCGACAAgttaaa caattaTTGAAAGGATCTACTGCAATTAGCTACAAAGACTTAatgatgttaaaaataattttaagtagtgGATTGTATCCTCATATAGCAATTAGTGATGAGTTCAATTCTTGcaag aCTACTAAGGAACATTTATTTCATACTGAAGGTAAACCATTTGTATCTCTTCATCCTATGAGCTATTTTGGTAATCATTCAGATGTACTTCAACTCACTGAATCTGAAATAATCTATGTTCCTgaatttaaaggaaaaaatacTGTAAGCTCTAagcatcaaatattaatatatat gtCACTTTTGGAAACTACTAAAGCGTATATTATGAACTCATTACGGATGCCAGGAGCACAGACTCTTCTTTTATTTAGTAGAAACATTTGCACCAATAGAAATTTCTCCCA AATCATTTGCGACTCTTGGTTGCAACTGGAGTTTCCTCTACCGGAAGCTGCTGAAAATTTAATACTCAAAGCTACAAAACTCCGTAATACTTGGGATAATCTTTTGAAACTTAAGCTCGAag GAAGGAGTAATAGAAAATCAGAACATCAACTGTCCGTGGACATGGTACAATTTATGAACGCCGAAATTGGTTACACAATGAAGAGACTCTTAGCTGCTGATCAAAAAGTCATGTATGTCGGACCATCTGGCGAACACGTATCATTCACGGGTTCTAATCCTTTCTGTGGTGATGACTGGCAGGTGTGTGAAGATGATAAATATGGTGGAATAAGACTTTCGCCGTACTTGACATATGATTG TGATGAACTTTCAGTTTAA